A section of the Planctomycetota bacterium genome encodes:
- a CDS encoding DUF58 domain-containing protein encodes MSRTAAGGALPGDEPARVVRRRYHFHIPGVAYAATVIVIVLGAVNGQNNLLFWLFGLGVAGLLMSGVLSGAALMGLELSRDVPCAGTTGEPFEIRYRLRNSNRLIPAFALTIEELPGPDGAASWPARFAPLTSVCPHVRAGGAADSVFIVTPRARGRATFARVRVSTTFPFGLTRKSVTFEQPGEAIIRPRAARIDGAVLPRSIGRGESPRAVRRGRTGDEFYALREYTPGDSIRRISWRASARLARPVVRELAERPGTRVWIAVRFASEGAHAEAVVSAAAGLVNVALARGLEVGVDALGGSSRVAPAASARHAGACLDALALAEPGLSAPTPAPSGDAVLLVTDDPGAIDASNLAGVFTPQALGVDPDPEPPVRTMSVGGLRRGLLERLGLGARA; translated from the coding sequence ATGTCTCGAACCGCGGCCGGCGGAGCCCTCCCGGGGGACGAACCCGCGCGCGTGGTGCGCCGGCGGTACCACTTCCATATTCCCGGGGTCGCGTACGCCGCCACGGTCATCGTGATCGTCCTGGGCGCCGTCAACGGGCAGAACAACCTGCTCTTCTGGCTGTTCGGGCTCGGGGTCGCGGGGCTGCTGATGTCGGGCGTGCTGAGCGGCGCCGCCCTCATGGGCCTGGAACTCTCGCGCGATGTGCCCTGCGCGGGCACCACCGGCGAACCCTTCGAGATCCGCTACCGCCTGCGAAACTCCAACCGCCTCATCCCGGCGTTCGCCCTCACGATCGAGGAACTCCCGGGCCCGGACGGCGCGGCCTCCTGGCCCGCGCGATTTGCGCCCCTCACGAGCGTCTGTCCCCACGTGCGCGCCGGCGGCGCCGCCGACTCGGTCTTCATCGTGACGCCCCGCGCCCGCGGGCGCGCGACGTTCGCCCGCGTGCGCGTCTCGACGACGTTTCCTTTCGGGCTGACCCGCAAGAGCGTGACCTTCGAGCAGCCGGGCGAGGCGATCATCCGTCCGCGGGCCGCCCGGATCGACGGCGCCGTTCTTCCGCGCAGCATCGGGCGGGGTGAGTCTCCGCGCGCCGTGCGGCGCGGGCGCACGGGCGATGAGTTCTACGCGCTGCGTGAGTACACCCCGGGCGACAGCATCCGCCGGATTTCCTGGCGGGCCAGCGCCCGCCTGGCCCGCCCGGTGGTTCGAGAACTGGCGGAGCGCCCCGGCACGCGCGTGTGGATCGCGGTCCGATTCGCGAGCGAGGGCGCGCACGCCGAGGCCGTGGTCTCCGCCGCCGCGGGCCTGGTGAACGTCGCCCTCGCGCGGGGGCTCGAGGTCGGGGTCGACGCGCTGGGCGGTTCGTCGCGCGTGGCGCCGGCGGCGAGTGCTCGGCACGCGGGCGCCTGCCTCGACGCGCTCGCGCTGGCCGAGCCGGGCCTGTCCGCGCCGACGCCCGCGCCGTCCGGCGACGCGGTGCTGCTCGTGACGGACGACCCCGGCGCGATCGACGCCTCGAACCTCGCGGGCGTGTTCACGCCGCAGGCGCTGGGCGTAGACCCTGACCCCGAACCGCCGGTGCGCACGATGAGCGTCGGCGGGCTGCGCCGGGGCCTGCTGGAGCGTCTGGGGCTGGGGGCACGCGCATGA
- a CDS encoding cobalamin-dependent protein (Presence of a B(12) (cobalamin)-binding domain implies dependence on cobalamin itself, in one of its several forms, or in some unusual lineages, dependence on a cobalamin-like analog.): MTTTLNVATTEFEKKDRCADLPHRPRVLLGKMGLDGHDRGVKVIARALRDSGVHVIYSGLWQTPRSLAISARDEDCDVIAASMMSNSHLVLGPRLVQELARLGRPDLPVYMGGILPSEDVAKLLDLGIKRCFTTGVGLLDIVNAVRDAVRPRLPVLEASSTPAAQLARDISVLHDSGAVRPGAPRRRPRRVIGVTGSPGAGKSTLVAQMAGEYTRRSRAGDPLCPRRCAVVAFDPMSPITGGALLGDRLRVDFNALDEGVYYRSLAIRGEDYHALPEIIELIGGAFAGPDAVELLFVETVGAGQNETRIRGFVDRTAVVLTPGMGDAVQMDKAGILEIADIFVCNKADHPGENELVRDLRDVAGRRGIVETVATKGQGVPELLELLAAP, translated from the coding sequence ATGACAACCACGCTCAACGTCGCGACGACCGAGTTTGAAAAGAAGGACCGGTGCGCCGACCTCCCGCACCGCCCGCGCGTGCTGCTGGGCAAGATGGGCCTCGACGGGCACGATCGGGGCGTCAAGGTCATCGCCCGCGCGCTGCGCGACAGCGGCGTGCACGTCATCTACAGCGGGCTCTGGCAGACGCCCCGCAGCCTCGCCATCTCCGCGCGCGACGAAGACTGCGACGTCATCGCCGCCAGCATGATGAGCAACTCGCACCTCGTGCTCGGGCCCCGGCTGGTGCAGGAACTCGCCCGCCTCGGACGCCCGGACCTGCCCGTCTACATGGGGGGCATTCTCCCGTCCGAGGACGTCGCCAAGCTGCTCGACCTGGGCATCAAGCGCTGCTTCACCACCGGCGTCGGCCTGCTCGACATCGTCAACGCCGTCCGCGATGCCGTCCGCCCGCGCCTGCCCGTGCTCGAGGCGTCATCCACGCCCGCGGCCCAGCTCGCCCGCGATATCTCCGTGCTGCACGACAGCGGCGCCGTCCGCCCCGGGGCGCCCCGCCGGCGCCCGCGCCGGGTCATCGGCGTCACGGGCTCGCCCGGCGCCGGCAAGAGCACGCTCGTCGCCCAGATGGCGGGGGAGTACACGCGGCGCTCGCGCGCCGGCGACCCGCTGTGCCCCCGGCGGTGCGCGGTCGTCGCGTTCGATCCCATGAGCCCCATCACCGGCGGCGCGCTCCTGGGCGACCGGCTCCGCGTCGACTTCAACGCGCTCGACGAGGGCGTGTACTACCGCAGCCTGGCCATCCGGGGCGAGGACTACCACGCACTGCCGGAGATCATCGAGCTCATCGGCGGGGCCTTCGCCGGCCCCGACGCGGTCGAACTGCTCTTCGTCGAAACTGTCGGCGCCGGGCAGAACGAGACGCGGATCCGCGGCTTCGTCGATCGCACGGCGGTGGTGCTCACGCCCGGCATGGGCGACGCGGTGCAGATGGACAAGGCCGGCATCCTCGAGATCGCCGACATCTTCGTCTGCAACAAGGCCGACCACCCGGGCGAGAACGAGCTCGTCCGCGACCTGCGCGACGTCGCCGGCCGGCGCGGGATCGTTGAGACTGTCGCCACGAAGGGGCAGGGAGTGCCCGAGTTGCTCGAGTTGCTCGCGGCCCCGTGA
- a CDS encoding queuosine precursor transporter, whose protein sequence is MTHEPHAFTVPQRVFVWLAAANLTALLLANVVGVKLFRFEVPAFGRIIPVEHTAGMLAFPVTFLLTDLINEYFGRKAARRAAYVAFAMAGLAWTLLWVARKVPVLEGIPGTATQASFDNVFGAAALMYIASIVAFLFGNLLDIYLFGVFKRLTGGRLVWLRASGSTVVSQFFDSIIVTFVFFQLLQRWMGQETPSLEWTAQTAATGYVLKFVIAVALTPLIYAGRWTIRNVFGLTPLPPE, encoded by the coding sequence ATGACCCACGAGCCGCACGCGTTCACCGTCCCGCAGCGGGTGTTCGTCTGGCTCGCGGCGGCGAACCTGACCGCCCTGCTGCTCGCGAACGTCGTGGGCGTCAAGCTCTTCCGGTTCGAGGTGCCCGCGTTCGGGCGGATCATCCCCGTCGAGCACACCGCGGGAATGCTCGCCTTCCCCGTCACGTTCCTCCTGACCGACCTCATCAACGAGTACTTCGGGCGCAAGGCGGCCCGGCGTGCGGCGTACGTCGCGTTCGCGATGGCCGGGCTCGCGTGGACGCTGCTCTGGGTGGCGCGAAAGGTGCCCGTGCTGGAGGGGATCCCCGGGACGGCGACGCAGGCATCGTTCGACAACGTATTCGGGGCCGCGGCCCTGATGTACATCGCGTCCATCGTCGCCTTCCTCTTCGGCAACCTGCTCGACATCTACCTCTTCGGCGTGTTCAAGCGCCTCACCGGCGGGCGGCTGGTCTGGCTCCGGGCCAGCGGGAGCACCGTCGTCTCGCAGTTCTTCGACAGCATCATCGTGACTTTCGTGTTCTTCCAACTCCTCCAGCGGTGGATGGGCCAGGAGACGCCCTCGCTCGAGTGGACGGCCCAGACCGCCGCGACCGGCTACGTGCTCAAGTTCGTGATCGCCGTCGCGCTCACGCCCCTCATCTACGCGGGGCGCTGGACGATCCGCAACGTCTTCGGGCTCACGCCCTTGCCGCCCGAGTAA
- a CDS encoding RNA-binding protein, whose amino-acid sequence MKKLYVGNLPYSTNDAELRQIFEERWQVASAQVVMDRETGRSRGFGFVEMPNDAEAAQAIEALNGADFGGRPLVVNEAKPREGGGGRGFGGGGGGRGSGGGGGRGGW is encoded by the coding sequence ATGAAGAAGCTGTACGTCGGCAATCTCCCTTACAGCACGAACGACGCAGAACTCCGCCAGATCTTCGAGGAGCGCTGGCAGGTCGCCTCGGCGCAGGTTGTCATGGACCGCGAAACAGGGCGCTCGCGCGGGTTCGGGTTCGTCGAGATGCCCAACGACGCCGAAGCCGCACAGGCCATCGAGGCGCTGAACGGCGCCGACTTCGGCGGCAGGCCGCTCGTCGTGAACGAGGCCAAGCCCCGCGAAGGCGGCGGCGGGCGCGGGTTCGGCGGCGGGGGCGGCGGGCGCGGGTCTGGCGGGGGCGGCGGGCGGGGCGGCTGGTAA
- the scpB gene encoding SMC-Scp complex subunit ScpB: MDAPQPSPSVEQPPADASLAAHVEAALMCADRPLPPTRLAEAVGLLTPAPDDAPAEGTRARVRDQARDGALAQIEECVEALNTSYERTGRSFRIEKVAGGLRVLTLPAFAPTIAALHRARQSSRLSRQGVETLAIIAYRQPVTRAQLEAIRGVSCGEVLKNLIERRLVTVQGRAEELGRPLLYATTRSFLDAFGLASLQDLPTIAELKPKA; this comes from the coding sequence GTGGACGCCCCGCAGCCTTCGCCCAGTGTCGAGCAGCCCCCGGCCGACGCGTCCCTCGCCGCGCACGTCGAGGCCGCCCTCATGTGCGCGGACCGTCCGCTCCCGCCCACCCGGCTGGCCGAGGCGGTGGGGCTGCTGACGCCCGCCCCCGACGACGCGCCCGCCGAGGGGACGCGCGCCCGCGTGCGCGACCAGGCGCGCGACGGCGCCCTGGCCCAGATCGAGGAGTGCGTGGAAGCGCTGAACACCTCGTACGAGCGCACCGGGCGGTCGTTCCGCATCGAGAAGGTCGCCGGCGGGCTGCGGGTGCTCACCCTCCCGGCGTTCGCCCCGACGATCGCGGCACTGCACCGCGCCCGCCAGTCGTCGCGCCTCTCGCGCCAGGGGGTCGAGACGCTGGCGATCATCGCGTACCGCCAGCCCGTGACGCGGGCGCAGCTCGAGGCCATCCGGGGCGTGTCGTGCGGGGAAGTGCTGAAGAACCTCATCGAGCGCCGGCTCGTAACGGTGCAGGGGCGTGCGGAGGAGCTGGGGCGTCCGCTCCTCTACGCCACCACCAGGTCGTTCCTCGATGCCTTCGGGCTCGCGTCGCTGCAAGACCTGCCGACCATCGCGGAACTCAAGCCGAAGGCGTGA